The following coding sequences are from one Agelaius phoeniceus isolate bAgePho1 chromosome 24, bAgePho1.hap1, whole genome shotgun sequence window:
- the PRDM2 gene encoding PR domain zinc finger protein 2 isoform X1: MNQNTSDSPVAVETLDDVPEHVLRGLPEDVRLFPSAVDKTRLGVWATKSILKGKKFGPFVGDKKKRSQVKSNVYMWEVYYPNLGWMCVDATDPEKGNWLRYINWARSGKEQNLFPLEINRTIYYKSLKPIAAGEELLVWYNGEDDPAIAAAIEEERASARSRRHSPKARRGKKKTQESKNKGKKAADTKQKKTDLDCTSADMRDSKEGHKEEDETPSVSAVLSLEQTAVIQEMVNQDVLPKLMIPSPTNETQVVTEDKQGEAINCASDDLDDDEEEDEEEEDEEEIEDTSMPKENAEMPLICEEKLDSMEEQKSTSEESPESSPKKKLVVKIPKAEGESNGDVQETFMFPCQHCERKFTTKQGLERHMHIHISTLSHAFKCRYCGKAFGTQINRRRHERRHEAGPKRKPFLTLTSSQHLDNVADNQVIVDDGLKDDLNVSGLVQDSVVLDSEKVSQEMSNSAFAEENKEPKELHPCKYCKKVFGTHTNMRRHQRRVHERHLIPKGVRRKGFFTEEPPLPAEPAPAVQSVYIASTEIEEEGEGDDVYLMDISSNISENLNYYIDGKIQSNSSTSNCDVIQMESNSADLYGLNCIISPVTVEISTNLKVTQTHVNEPPKEPSSSGSSESKKRRTASPPLVPKIKTEIDPEPITPTSSLNLPLSISTETLPFHKEKGVYLSSKLKQLLQTQDSKKITPSSEIPKIGPSVTSSSVLPPVSSRFKRRTSSPPSSPQHSPVLRDFVKSGEGKTVWNDNIRSSKMPKLESHSNSPAWSLTAREDKETLSPHCFEEYKISKDWTAAPTFGNVCNQQPLDLSSGMKQRSDVKSKTQVPWESVLDLSVHKKPCSDTEMRECKENSTHATCSGVKKKKPTTCMLQKVLLNEYNGTDAAPEQPGRDSPGTAPQPPAEPDGDPAPSAAPCTDPQPLSSSAASPVPQAPAAPAVCQLPPLLTPTNAPSPPPCLPVLTVATSPPPLLPTMPLPMPDVSASATNTSSCPSPLSNTTTQSPLPVLSPTVSPSPSPVPSVEPLISAASPGPPTLSSSSSSSSSSSFSSSSSSSSPSPPPLSVVSSVVSSADNLESSLPIIKQEEAESEQQKAREEPHTSSESGVVQETFNKSFVCNVCESPFLSIKDLTKHLSIHAEEWPFKCEFCVQLFRDKTDLSEHRFLLHGVGNIFVCSVCKKEFAFLCNLQQHQRDLHPDKECTHHEFESGTLRPQNFTDPSKANAEHMQNLPEDSLEPSKEEEDEDLNDSSEELYTTIKIMASGVKSKDPDVRMGLNQHYPSFKPPPFQYHHRNPMGIGVTATNFTTHNIPQTFTTAIRCTKCGKSVDNMPELHKHILACASASDKKRYTPKKNPVPLKQTVQPKNGMVVIAGPGKNAFRRMGQPKRLNFNVEISKMSSNKLKISALKKKNQLVQKAILQKKKSAQQKAELKNNPSETDSHICPYCNREFTYIGSLNKHASYSCPKKPISPSSKKNSSKKSAASSPANSDKGSNQRRRTADAEIKMQSTQPHLGKTRARTSGPAQLQLPSASFKSKQNVKFVPSMRSKKPNSSSSLRNSSPVRVAKMSHVDGKKTKVVSKNNSSGISSKASRKLHVRIQRNNKAVLPSKSAVASKKKADRFSVKSRERIGGPITRSLQQAANAEAAENKRDESSTKQELKDFRLRMASRCPSSSSHSPSSRQCKKSSSSSSHFF, from the exons AACACGAGTGACTCCCCTGTTGCTGTGGAGACCTTGGATGATGTTCCTGAGCACGTGCTTAGGGGCCTTCCTGAGGATGTGAGGCTCTTCCCATCTGCTGTGGACAAGACTCGGCTTG GTGTCTGGGCAACAAAGTCAATTTTGAAAGGCAAGAAGTTTGGGCCATTTGTTGgtgacaagaaaaaaagatcTCAAGTTAAGAGCAATGTGTACATGTGGGAG GTGTATTACCCCAACTTGGGCTGGATGTGTGTGGATGCCACCGACCCAGAGAAGGGCAACTGGCTGCGCTACATCAACTGGGCGCGCTCGGGCAAGGAGCAGAACCTCTTCCCCCTGGAGATCAACAGGACCATTTACTACAAGAGTTTAAAG CCAATCGCGGCGGGAGAGGAGCTGTTGGTGTGGTACAATGGCGAGGACGACCCGGCGATAGCGGCCGCGATCGAGGAGGAGCGAGCGAGCGCCCGCAGCCGCCGGCACTCCCCGAAGGCCCGCAGAG GAAAGAAGAAGACTCAGGAAAGTAAAAACAAGGGCAAGAAGGCAGCAGatacaaaacagaaaaagactGATTTGGATTGTACTTCTGCAGATATGAGGGATTCTAAAGAAG GTCACAAAGAGGAAGATGAAACTCCTTCTGTTTCTGCTGTGCTGTCTCTGGAACAAACAGCTGTGATTCAGGAGATGGTAAATCAGGATGTCCTTCCAAAGCTGATGATCCCCAGTCCCACCAACGAAACACAAGTGGTAACTGAAGACAAACAAGGAGAAGCAATAAACTGTGCATCAGATGATTTAGATGAtgatgaagaggaggatgaagaagaggaagatgaagaggaGATTGAAGATACCAGTATGCctaaagaaaatgctgaaatgcCTTTGATATGTGAAGAAAAGTTGGACTCCATGGAAGAACAAAAGAGTACGTCAGAGGAATCTCCAGAAAGCTCTCCAAAGAAAAAACTCGTGGTGAAAATTCCAAAAGCAGAGGGGGAATCCAACGGTGATGTTCAGGAAACATTCATGTTTCCTTGCCAGCATTGTGAGAGGAAGTTTACAACAAAGCAAGGGCTCGAGCGCCACATGCACATCCACATCTCCACCCTGAGCCACGCGTTCAAGTGCCGCTACTGCGGCAAAGCCTTCGGCACTCAGATCAACAGGCGCAGGCACGAGCGGCGCCACGAGGCCGGCCCCAAAAGGAAACCATTCCTCACACTGACCTCCTCACAACACTTGGATAATGTTGCTGATAACCAGGTGATTGTGGATGATGGTCTTAAAGATGACCTGAATGTTTCCGGTCTTGTGCAAGACTCTGTCGTCTTGGATtcggagaaagtttcccaggaAATGTCAAACTCGGCGTTTGCTGAGGAGAATAAGGAGCCCAAAGAATTGCATCCGTGCAAATACTGCAAGAAGGTTTTTGGTACTCACACCAACATGAGGAGGCATCAGCGCAGGGTTCATGAGCGTCATCTCATTCCCAAAGGTGTCAGGAGAAAAGGGTTCTTTACTGAGGAGccccctctcccagcagagccagccccagcagtcCAGAGTGTGTACATAGCGAGCACAGAaatagaagaggaaggggaaggagatgaTGTCTATCTTATGGATATATCCAGCAATATCTCTGAGAATTTAAATTACTACATTGATGGGAAAATTCAGTCCAACAGCAGCACTAGCAATTGTGACGTGATTCAGATGGAGTCCAACTCTGCAGACTTGTATGGGTTGAATTGTATAATCAGTCCAGTCACAGTGGAAATTTCCACAAATTTAAAGGTTACACAAACACATGTGAATGAACCTCCTAAGGAACCCTCTAGCAGTGGGAGCAGTGAATCCAAAAAGAGAAGAACTGCCAGCCCTCCTCTTGtaccaaaaataaaaactgaaatagaCCCAGAACCTATAACTCCTACTAGTTCTTTAAATCTTCCTCTTAGCATTTCAACAGAAACCTTACCTTTCCATAAAGAAAAAGGGGTTTATTTGTCATCAAAATTAAAGCAGCTTCTTCAGACACAGGACAGTAAGAAGATAACTCCATCAAGTGAAATCCCTAAAATAGGACCTTCTGTTACATCATCATCTGTTTTGCCTCCAGTGTCCAGCAGATTTAAAAGAAGGACCAGCTCTCCTCCCAGCTCTCCACAGCACAGTCCAGTGCTTCGAGACTTTGTCAAATCAGGTGAGGGAAAAACTGTGTGGAATGATAATATCAGGAGTTCAAAAATGCCAAAGTTAGAAAGCCACAGCAACTCACCTGCTTGGAGCTTGACTGCAAGGGAGGACAAAGAGACTTTGAGCCCTCATTGCTTTGAAGAATATAAAATATCAAAAGACTGGACAGCAGCTCCAACTTTTGGCAACGTGTGCAACCAGCAGCCCCTGGATTTATCCAGCGGTATGAAACAAAGGTCTGATGTCAAAAGCAAGACTCAGGTTCCCTGGGAATCTGTTCTAGATCTAAGTGTGCATAAGAAGCCTTGCAGTGATACTGAAATGAGGGAATGCAAAGAAAACTCCACCCACGCCACGTGCAGTGGTGTTAAGAAGAAGAAGCCCACCACGTGCATGCTGCAGAAGGTTCTGCTGAACGAGTACAACGGGACGGACGCGGCCCCGGAGCAgccgggcagggacagccccggcacggccccgCAGCCTCCGGCCGAGCCCGACGGGGACCCCGCTCCCTCAGCAGCGCCTTGCACTGACCCTCAGcccctcagctcctctgctgcttcccCCGTGCCACAGGCGCCGGCTGCACCCGCTGTGTGCCAGCTGCCCCCGCTGTTAACGCCCACCAACGCCCCGTCCCCGCCGCCCTGCCTGCCCGTGCTCACCGTGGCCACGTCGCCTCCGCCCCTGCTCCCAACCATGCCCTTACCCATGCCAGATGTCTCTGCCAGTGCCACTAacacctcctcctgcccctcgCCACTCTCCAACACTACTACCCAGTCCCCACTGCCGGTTCTTTCACCTACAgtttctccttctccatcccctgtcccttcTGTTGAACCTCTTATTTCTGCTGCTTCACCTGGGCCCCCTACGCtgtcttcctcatcttcctcctcctcttcctcctctttctcatcctcttcctcctcatcgTCTCCATCTCCACCTCCTCTTTCTGTAGTTTCTTCTGTTGTTTCCTCTGCTGATAACCTTGAAAGTTCTCTCCCAATAATAAAACAGGAAGAAGCTGAAAGTGAGCAGCAGAAAGCGAGAGAAGAGCCTCATACTTCAAGTGAATCAGGAGTAGTGCAGGAAACCTTCAACAAGAGCTTTGTGTGCAATGTCTGCGAATCAccttttctttccattaaaGACCTAACGAAGCATTTATCCATTCATGCTGAAGAATGGCCCTTCAAATGTGAATTCTGTGTACAGCTCTTTAGGGATAAAACAGACTTGTCAGAACATCGCTTTCTGCTTCATGGAGTAGGGAATATCTTTGTTTGTTCAGTGTGTAAAAAGGAATTTGCTTTTTTGTGCAATTTGCAACAGCATCAACGGGATCTCCATCCAGACAAGGAGTGCACACATCATGAGTTTGAAAGTGGGACTTTGAGACCCCAGAATTTCACTGACCCCAGTAAGGCCAACGCAGAGCACATGCAGAACCTGCCAGAAGATTCTTTGGAACCTTcaaaagaggaggaagatgaagatCTAAATGATTCTTCTGAAGAGCTTTATACTACTATAAAGATAATGGCTTCTGGAGTGAAATCTAAAGATCCAGATGTCCGTATGGGCCTCAATCAACACTACCCAAGCTTTAAACCACCTCCGTTCCAGTATCACCATCGTAATCCTATGGGGATTGGAGTTACTGCAACAAACTTCACAACCCATAATATCCCACAGACTTTTACCACTGCCATTAGATGCACAAAATGTGGAAAAAGTGTTGATAACATGCCTGAGTTACACAAACACATACTGGCCTGTGCATCTGCTAGTGATAAAAAGAGATACACacctaaaaaaaatccagtccCCCTCAAACAGACAGTGCAGCCTAAGAATGGCATGGTGGTCATTGCTGGGCCTGGGAAAAACGCCTTCAGACGAATGGGTCAGCCTAAAAGACTCAATTTCAATGTGGAGATCAGCAAAATGTCCTCCAATAAACTAAAAATAAGTgcattgaaaaagaaaaaccagctTGTACAGAAAGCTATCctgcaaaaaaagaaatctgcccagcagaaggcagaactgAAAAATAACCCATCTGAGACAGACTCTCACATCTGCCCCTACTGTAACAGAGAGTTCACTTACATTGGGAGTTTGAACAAGCATGCATCATACAGCTGCCCCAAAAAACCCATCTCTCCCTCCTCCAAAAAGAATTCTTCCAAAAAAAGTGCAGCTTCTTCACCTGCAAACAGTGACAAAGGCAGCAACCAGCGCAGGCGAACAGCAGATGCAGAAATCAAAATGCAGAGCACTCAGCCCCACCTGGGCAAGACCAGAGCACGAACCTCAGgacctgcacagctccagctcccctcTGCCTCCTTCAAATCCAAACAGAACGTTAAATTTGTACCTTCCATGCGATCTAAAAAGCCAAATTCATCTTCATCCTTGAGGAACTCTAGTCCTGTAAGAGTGGCTAAAATGTCCCACGTTGATGGGAAAAAAACTAAGGTGGTTTCTAAGAACAATTCCTCTGGAATCTCCAGCAAAGCGTCCCGGAAATTGCACGTCAGAATCCAAAGGAATAACAAAGCTGTTTTGCCAAGTAAATCTGCTGTGGCAAGTAAGAAAAAGGCAGACAGGTTCAGTGTAAAATCCAGAGAGAGGATTGGAGGACCAATCACACGgagcctgcagcaggcagcaaatgcagaagcagcagaaaacaaaagagaTGAAAGCAGTACAAAGCAAGAACTGAAAGATTTCAG
- the PRDM2 gene encoding PR domain zinc finger protein 2 isoform X2 codes for MRDSKEGHKEEDETPSVSAVLSLEQTAVIQEMVNQDVLPKLMIPSPTNETQVVTEDKQGEAINCASDDLDDDEEEDEEEEDEEEIEDTSMPKENAEMPLICEEKLDSMEEQKSTSEESPESSPKKKLVVKIPKAEGESNGDVQETFMFPCQHCERKFTTKQGLERHMHIHISTLSHAFKCRYCGKAFGTQINRRRHERRHEAGPKRKPFLTLTSSQHLDNVADNQVIVDDGLKDDLNVSGLVQDSVVLDSEKVSQEMSNSAFAEENKEPKELHPCKYCKKVFGTHTNMRRHQRRVHERHLIPKGVRRKGFFTEEPPLPAEPAPAVQSVYIASTEIEEEGEGDDVYLMDISSNISENLNYYIDGKIQSNSSTSNCDVIQMESNSADLYGLNCIISPVTVEISTNLKVTQTHVNEPPKEPSSSGSSESKKRRTASPPLVPKIKTEIDPEPITPTSSLNLPLSISTETLPFHKEKGVYLSSKLKQLLQTQDSKKITPSSEIPKIGPSVTSSSVLPPVSSRFKRRTSSPPSSPQHSPVLRDFVKSGEGKTVWNDNIRSSKMPKLESHSNSPAWSLTAREDKETLSPHCFEEYKISKDWTAAPTFGNVCNQQPLDLSSGMKQRSDVKSKTQVPWESVLDLSVHKKPCSDTEMRECKENSTHATCSGVKKKKPTTCMLQKVLLNEYNGTDAAPEQPGRDSPGTAPQPPAEPDGDPAPSAAPCTDPQPLSSSAASPVPQAPAAPAVCQLPPLLTPTNAPSPPPCLPVLTVATSPPPLLPTMPLPMPDVSASATNTSSCPSPLSNTTTQSPLPVLSPTVSPSPSPVPSVEPLISAASPGPPTLSSSSSSSSSSSFSSSSSSSSPSPPPLSVVSSVVSSADNLESSLPIIKQEEAESEQQKAREEPHTSSESGVVQETFNKSFVCNVCESPFLSIKDLTKHLSIHAEEWPFKCEFCVQLFRDKTDLSEHRFLLHGVGNIFVCSVCKKEFAFLCNLQQHQRDLHPDKECTHHEFESGTLRPQNFTDPSKANAEHMQNLPEDSLEPSKEEEDEDLNDSSEELYTTIKIMASGVKSKDPDVRMGLNQHYPSFKPPPFQYHHRNPMGIGVTATNFTTHNIPQTFTTAIRCTKCGKSVDNMPELHKHILACASASDKKRYTPKKNPVPLKQTVQPKNGMVVIAGPGKNAFRRMGQPKRLNFNVEISKMSSNKLKISALKKKNQLVQKAILQKKKSAQQKAELKNNPSETDSHICPYCNREFTYIGSLNKHASYSCPKKPISPSSKKNSSKKSAASSPANSDKGSNQRRRTADAEIKMQSTQPHLGKTRARTSGPAQLQLPSASFKSKQNVKFVPSMRSKKPNSSSSLRNSSPVRVAKMSHVDGKKTKVVSKNNSSGISSKASRKLHVRIQRNNKAVLPSKSAVASKKKADRFSVKSRERIGGPITRSLQQAANAEAAENKRDESSTKQELKDFRLRMASRCPSSSSHSPSSRQCKKSSSSSSHFF; via the exons ATGAGGGATTCTAAAGAAG GTCACAAAGAGGAAGATGAAACTCCTTCTGTTTCTGCTGTGCTGTCTCTGGAACAAACAGCTGTGATTCAGGAGATGGTAAATCAGGATGTCCTTCCAAAGCTGATGATCCCCAGTCCCACCAACGAAACACAAGTGGTAACTGAAGACAAACAAGGAGAAGCAATAAACTGTGCATCAGATGATTTAGATGAtgatgaagaggaggatgaagaagaggaagatgaagaggaGATTGAAGATACCAGTATGCctaaagaaaatgctgaaatgcCTTTGATATGTGAAGAAAAGTTGGACTCCATGGAAGAACAAAAGAGTACGTCAGAGGAATCTCCAGAAAGCTCTCCAAAGAAAAAACTCGTGGTGAAAATTCCAAAAGCAGAGGGGGAATCCAACGGTGATGTTCAGGAAACATTCATGTTTCCTTGCCAGCATTGTGAGAGGAAGTTTACAACAAAGCAAGGGCTCGAGCGCCACATGCACATCCACATCTCCACCCTGAGCCACGCGTTCAAGTGCCGCTACTGCGGCAAAGCCTTCGGCACTCAGATCAACAGGCGCAGGCACGAGCGGCGCCACGAGGCCGGCCCCAAAAGGAAACCATTCCTCACACTGACCTCCTCACAACACTTGGATAATGTTGCTGATAACCAGGTGATTGTGGATGATGGTCTTAAAGATGACCTGAATGTTTCCGGTCTTGTGCAAGACTCTGTCGTCTTGGATtcggagaaagtttcccaggaAATGTCAAACTCGGCGTTTGCTGAGGAGAATAAGGAGCCCAAAGAATTGCATCCGTGCAAATACTGCAAGAAGGTTTTTGGTACTCACACCAACATGAGGAGGCATCAGCGCAGGGTTCATGAGCGTCATCTCATTCCCAAAGGTGTCAGGAGAAAAGGGTTCTTTACTGAGGAGccccctctcccagcagagccagccccagcagtcCAGAGTGTGTACATAGCGAGCACAGAaatagaagaggaaggggaaggagatgaTGTCTATCTTATGGATATATCCAGCAATATCTCTGAGAATTTAAATTACTACATTGATGGGAAAATTCAGTCCAACAGCAGCACTAGCAATTGTGACGTGATTCAGATGGAGTCCAACTCTGCAGACTTGTATGGGTTGAATTGTATAATCAGTCCAGTCACAGTGGAAATTTCCACAAATTTAAAGGTTACACAAACACATGTGAATGAACCTCCTAAGGAACCCTCTAGCAGTGGGAGCAGTGAATCCAAAAAGAGAAGAACTGCCAGCCCTCCTCTTGtaccaaaaataaaaactgaaatagaCCCAGAACCTATAACTCCTACTAGTTCTTTAAATCTTCCTCTTAGCATTTCAACAGAAACCTTACCTTTCCATAAAGAAAAAGGGGTTTATTTGTCATCAAAATTAAAGCAGCTTCTTCAGACACAGGACAGTAAGAAGATAACTCCATCAAGTGAAATCCCTAAAATAGGACCTTCTGTTACATCATCATCTGTTTTGCCTCCAGTGTCCAGCAGATTTAAAAGAAGGACCAGCTCTCCTCCCAGCTCTCCACAGCACAGTCCAGTGCTTCGAGACTTTGTCAAATCAGGTGAGGGAAAAACTGTGTGGAATGATAATATCAGGAGTTCAAAAATGCCAAAGTTAGAAAGCCACAGCAACTCACCTGCTTGGAGCTTGACTGCAAGGGAGGACAAAGAGACTTTGAGCCCTCATTGCTTTGAAGAATATAAAATATCAAAAGACTGGACAGCAGCTCCAACTTTTGGCAACGTGTGCAACCAGCAGCCCCTGGATTTATCCAGCGGTATGAAACAAAGGTCTGATGTCAAAAGCAAGACTCAGGTTCCCTGGGAATCTGTTCTAGATCTAAGTGTGCATAAGAAGCCTTGCAGTGATACTGAAATGAGGGAATGCAAAGAAAACTCCACCCACGCCACGTGCAGTGGTGTTAAGAAGAAGAAGCCCACCACGTGCATGCTGCAGAAGGTTCTGCTGAACGAGTACAACGGGACGGACGCGGCCCCGGAGCAgccgggcagggacagccccggcacggccccgCAGCCTCCGGCCGAGCCCGACGGGGACCCCGCTCCCTCAGCAGCGCCTTGCACTGACCCTCAGcccctcagctcctctgctgcttcccCCGTGCCACAGGCGCCGGCTGCACCCGCTGTGTGCCAGCTGCCCCCGCTGTTAACGCCCACCAACGCCCCGTCCCCGCCGCCCTGCCTGCCCGTGCTCACCGTGGCCACGTCGCCTCCGCCCCTGCTCCCAACCATGCCCTTACCCATGCCAGATGTCTCTGCCAGTGCCACTAacacctcctcctgcccctcgCCACTCTCCAACACTACTACCCAGTCCCCACTGCCGGTTCTTTCACCTACAgtttctccttctccatcccctgtcccttcTGTTGAACCTCTTATTTCTGCTGCTTCACCTGGGCCCCCTACGCtgtcttcctcatcttcctcctcctcttcctcctctttctcatcctcttcctcctcatcgTCTCCATCTCCACCTCCTCTTTCTGTAGTTTCTTCTGTTGTTTCCTCTGCTGATAACCTTGAAAGTTCTCTCCCAATAATAAAACAGGAAGAAGCTGAAAGTGAGCAGCAGAAAGCGAGAGAAGAGCCTCATACTTCAAGTGAATCAGGAGTAGTGCAGGAAACCTTCAACAAGAGCTTTGTGTGCAATGTCTGCGAATCAccttttctttccattaaaGACCTAACGAAGCATTTATCCATTCATGCTGAAGAATGGCCCTTCAAATGTGAATTCTGTGTACAGCTCTTTAGGGATAAAACAGACTTGTCAGAACATCGCTTTCTGCTTCATGGAGTAGGGAATATCTTTGTTTGTTCAGTGTGTAAAAAGGAATTTGCTTTTTTGTGCAATTTGCAACAGCATCAACGGGATCTCCATCCAGACAAGGAGTGCACACATCATGAGTTTGAAAGTGGGACTTTGAGACCCCAGAATTTCACTGACCCCAGTAAGGCCAACGCAGAGCACATGCAGAACCTGCCAGAAGATTCTTTGGAACCTTcaaaagaggaggaagatgaagatCTAAATGATTCTTCTGAAGAGCTTTATACTACTATAAAGATAATGGCTTCTGGAGTGAAATCTAAAGATCCAGATGTCCGTATGGGCCTCAATCAACACTACCCAAGCTTTAAACCACCTCCGTTCCAGTATCACCATCGTAATCCTATGGGGATTGGAGTTACTGCAACAAACTTCACAACCCATAATATCCCACAGACTTTTACCACTGCCATTAGATGCACAAAATGTGGAAAAAGTGTTGATAACATGCCTGAGTTACACAAACACATACTGGCCTGTGCATCTGCTAGTGATAAAAAGAGATACACacctaaaaaaaatccagtccCCCTCAAACAGACAGTGCAGCCTAAGAATGGCATGGTGGTCATTGCTGGGCCTGGGAAAAACGCCTTCAGACGAATGGGTCAGCCTAAAAGACTCAATTTCAATGTGGAGATCAGCAAAATGTCCTCCAATAAACTAAAAATAAGTgcattgaaaaagaaaaaccagctTGTACAGAAAGCTATCctgcaaaaaaagaaatctgcccagcagaaggcagaactgAAAAATAACCCATCTGAGACAGACTCTCACATCTGCCCCTACTGTAACAGAGAGTTCACTTACATTGGGAGTTTGAACAAGCATGCATCATACAGCTGCCCCAAAAAACCCATCTCTCCCTCCTCCAAAAAGAATTCTTCCAAAAAAAGTGCAGCTTCTTCACCTGCAAACAGTGACAAAGGCAGCAACCAGCGCAGGCGAACAGCAGATGCAGAAATCAAAATGCAGAGCACTCAGCCCCACCTGGGCAAGACCAGAGCACGAACCTCAGgacctgcacagctccagctcccctcTGCCTCCTTCAAATCCAAACAGAACGTTAAATTTGTACCTTCCATGCGATCTAAAAAGCCAAATTCATCTTCATCCTTGAGGAACTCTAGTCCTGTAAGAGTGGCTAAAATGTCCCACGTTGATGGGAAAAAAACTAAGGTGGTTTCTAAGAACAATTCCTCTGGAATCTCCAGCAAAGCGTCCCGGAAATTGCACGTCAGAATCCAAAGGAATAACAAAGCTGTTTTGCCAAGTAAATCTGCTGTGGCAAGTAAGAAAAAGGCAGACAGGTTCAGTGTAAAATCCAGAGAGAGGATTGGAGGACCAATCACACGgagcctgcagcaggcagcaaatgcagaagcagcagaaaacaaaagagaTGAAAGCAGTACAAAGCAAGAACTGAAAGATTTCAG